In one Mustela lutreola isolate mMusLut2 chromosome 8, mMusLut2.pri, whole genome shotgun sequence genomic region, the following are encoded:
- the C8H12orf71 gene encoding uncharacterized protein C12orf71 homolog, which yields MAHTTCSSDRSDSTDCSSQSNLSLSVGYFPSEDTFSYENTISWEDKSPKSLPILVPPIQGTWRTESTGRLLRRQDQIRDDPKQFCKLSITLAWDVDVGSNNSGSVASWDLTGSNQWINKYPEENRKLTISKLDSLVQKLETFLENQKDDKDDDSAFPGSAQEEDSQLFGSSPLDIAQVSHQEHDTCQDFSYACQHEGIIQFPQIPPRLREHELAEVSREMPHRQKGDGPGWWWGGAV from the coding sequence ATGGCGCACACAACCTGCAGCAGCGACCGATCAGACAGCACAGACTGCAGCTCGCAATCAAACCTGAGTCTCTCCGTGGGTTATTTCCCCTCCGAGGACACCTTCTCCTATGAAAACACCATCTCCTGGGAAGACAAGTCTCCCAAGAGTCTTCCAATCCTTGTCCCTCCTATCCAAGGGACATGGAGGACAGAGAGTACAGGCAGACTCCTGAGGAGACAAGACCAGATTCGGGACGACCCAAAGCAGTTCTGCAAACTCAGCATCACCCTGGCCTGGGATGTTGATGTGGGCTCAAACAATTCAGGCTCCGTAGCTAGTTGGGACCTAACTGGAAGCAATCAGTGGATCAACAAGTACCCTGAAGAGAACAGAAAACTGACTATCAGTAAGCTAGACAGTCTTGTACAAAAGCTTGAGACATTTCTAGAAAATCAGAAAGATGACAAAGATGATGACTCTGCAttccctggatctgcccaggAGGAAGATTCCCAGTTGTTTGGCAGCTCCCCTCTAGACATAGCTCAGGTCAGTCATCAAGAACATGATACTTGTCAGGACTTCTCCTACGCCTGCCAGCATGAAGGCATCATTCAGTTTCCACAGATTCCACCAAGACTTCGGGAACATGAACTTGCTGAGGTGAGCAGAGAGATGCCTCACAGGCAAAAAGGAGATGGACCtggttggtggtgggggggggcagtttgA